One Burkholderia vietnamiensis LMG 10929 genomic window carries:
- the paaK gene encoding phenylacetate--CoA ligase PaaK: protein MTHPTHPAAALEPIETASRDELQALQLERLKWSLRHAYDHVAHYHRTFDAAGVHPDDLHTLADLAKFPFTTKSDLRDNYPFGLFAVPREQVVRVHASSGTTGKPTVVGYTARDIDTWANVTARSIRAAGGRPGDTLHNAFGYGLFTGGLGIHYGAERLGCMVVPMSGGQTEKQVQLIRDFEPKIILVTPSYMLNLIDEMVRQGMDPADSSLKIGIFGAEPWTQALRDEVETRAGIDALDIYGLSEVMGPGVACECVETKDGPVIWEDHFYPEIIDPATGEVLPDGSAGELVFTSLTKEAMPVIRYRTRDLTALLPPTARAMRRLAKITGRSDDMLIVRGVNVFPSQIEEIVVAQAQLSGQFQVTLSRDGHMDRLELAVELRSEAAAGMTDGDRAAIARELQHRIKTMIGVSAGVTVLAAGGIPTTATGKARRVIDRRQAA, encoded by the coding sequence ATGACTCACCCGACGCATCCCGCCGCCGCGCTCGAGCCGATCGAGACCGCCAGCCGCGACGAACTGCAGGCGCTGCAGCTCGAGCGCCTCAAGTGGTCGCTGCGCCACGCGTATGACCACGTTGCGCACTATCACCGGACGTTCGACGCGGCCGGCGTGCACCCGGACGATCTGCACACGCTCGCCGATCTCGCGAAGTTCCCGTTCACGACCAAGAGCGACCTGCGCGACAACTACCCGTTCGGCCTGTTCGCGGTGCCGCGCGAGCAGGTCGTGCGCGTGCATGCGTCGAGCGGCACGACCGGCAAGCCGACCGTGGTCGGCTACACCGCGCGCGACATCGACACGTGGGCGAACGTGACGGCGCGCTCGATCCGCGCGGCCGGCGGCCGGCCGGGCGACACGCTGCACAACGCGTTCGGCTACGGGCTCTTCACCGGCGGCCTCGGCATTCACTACGGCGCGGAGCGGCTCGGCTGCATGGTCGTGCCGATGTCGGGCGGGCAGACCGAGAAGCAGGTGCAGCTGATCCGCGATTTCGAGCCGAAGATCATCCTCGTCACGCCGTCGTACATGCTGAACCTGATCGACGAGATGGTGCGGCAGGGGATGGACCCGGCCGACTCGTCGCTGAAGATCGGCATCTTCGGCGCGGAGCCGTGGACGCAGGCGCTGCGCGACGAAGTCGAGACGCGCGCGGGCATCGACGCGCTCGACATCTACGGGCTGTCGGAAGTGATGGGGCCGGGCGTCGCGTGCGAGTGCGTCGAGACGAAGGACGGCCCGGTGATCTGGGAGGACCATTTCTATCCGGAGATCATCGATCCGGCGACCGGCGAAGTGTTGCCGGACGGCAGCGCGGGCGAGCTCGTGTTCACGTCGCTGACGAAGGAGGCGATGCCGGTGATCCGCTACCGCACGCGCGACCTTACGGCGCTGCTGCCGCCCACGGCGCGCGCGATGCGCCGGCTCGCGAAGATCACCGGCCGCTCCGACGACATGCTGATCGTGCGGGGCGTCAACGTGTTCCCGAGCCAGATCGAGGAGATCGTCGTCGCGCAGGCCCAGCTGTCCGGACAATTCCAGGTCACGCTGTCGCGCGACGGTCACATGGACCGGCTCGAGCTGGCGGTCGAGCTGCGCTCCGAAGCCGCGGCCGGCATGACCGACGGCGATCGCGCGGCGATCGCGCGCGAGCTGCAGCACCGGATCAAGACGATGATCGGCGTATCGGCCGGCGTGACCGTGCTCGCGGCGGGCGGGATTCCGACGACCGCGACCGGCAAGGCGCGGCGCGTGATCGACCGCCGTCAGGCGGCGTGA
- a CDS encoding enoyl-CoA hydratase-related protein — protein sequence MDGLKTLAVAVDARGIATVALRRGDVLNAFDETMIAELTDAYTTLGARDDVRAIVLRADGRAFCAGADLQWMQRASANDAAANLRDAERFAAMMRAIRHCAKPTVARVQGHAFGGGVGLCAACDIVIASDQARFSVSEARFGILPAVIGPYLVEAVGQRQARRLALTATQLGASEAVAIGLIHQAVPLDALDAALERTLAELSRNGPNALMEIKRFFDAIGEYPPSAERAAFTAQTISRVRATAEAKEGFAAFFAKRPPAWEPGVE from the coding sequence ATGGATGGATTGAAGACTTTGGCCGTCGCGGTCGACGCGCGCGGCATTGCGACCGTCGCGCTGCGGCGCGGCGATGTGCTCAACGCGTTCGACGAGACGATGATCGCCGAGCTGACCGACGCCTACACGACGCTCGGCGCGCGCGACGACGTGCGCGCGATCGTGCTGCGCGCGGACGGCCGCGCGTTCTGCGCGGGCGCTGACCTGCAGTGGATGCAGCGCGCGAGCGCGAACGATGCGGCCGCGAACCTGCGCGACGCCGAGCGCTTCGCGGCGATGATGCGTGCGATCCGGCACTGCGCGAAGCCGACCGTCGCGCGCGTGCAGGGCCACGCGTTCGGCGGCGGCGTGGGCCTGTGCGCGGCCTGCGACATCGTGATCGCGAGCGATCAGGCGCGCTTTTCGGTGAGCGAGGCGCGCTTCGGCATCCTGCCGGCGGTGATCGGCCCGTATCTGGTCGAGGCGGTCGGCCAGCGCCAGGCGCGCCGGCTCGCGCTGACCGCGACGCAGCTCGGCGCGAGCGAAGCCGTGGCGATCGGGCTGATCCATCAGGCCGTGCCGCTCGATGCGCTCGATGCGGCGCTCGAGCGCACGCTCGCCGAGCTGAGCCGCAACGGACCGAACGCGCTGATGGAGATCAAGCGTTTTTTCGACGCGATCGGCGAATACCCGCCGTCGGCCGAGCGCGCGGCATTCACCGCGCAGACGATCTCGCGCGTGCGCGCGACGGCCGAAGCGAAGGAGGGGTTCGCCGCGTTCTTTGCGAAGCGGCCGCCGGCGTGGGAGCCGGGCGTCGAATAA
- a CDS encoding MarC family protein: MIVNRLVSEILFGFTGLIGIINPIGIAFLFLERTEALTEHERNLLAQKVAFNAFIVLLVAFFAGTPVLHFFGISMEALRIGGGFAVAVAGWQMLNEPDGPAGGGDTPIKPIDASAIMTRAFFPLTVPLTVGPGSIATAIALNANRTHKLSEFMLSSIVSITVSVLVAVVIWLTYSRAALLARYLGTEGTKVAKRVSAFLLLCIGVQIMLTGFSEFLQPLADQIK, translated from the coding sequence ATGATCGTCAACCGTCTTGTTTCCGAGATCCTGTTCGGCTTCACCGGCCTGATCGGCATCATCAATCCGATCGGCATCGCCTTCCTGTTCCTCGAGCGTACCGAGGCGCTGACCGAACATGAGCGCAACCTGCTCGCGCAGAAGGTGGCGTTCAACGCGTTCATCGTGCTGCTGGTCGCGTTCTTCGCCGGCACGCCGGTGCTGCATTTCTTCGGGATCTCGATGGAAGCGCTGCGCATCGGCGGCGGCTTCGCGGTCGCCGTCGCCGGCTGGCAGATGCTCAACGAGCCGGACGGCCCGGCCGGCGGCGGCGACACGCCGATCAAGCCGATCGATGCGAGCGCAATCATGACGCGCGCATTCTTCCCGCTCACCGTGCCGCTGACCGTCGGTCCCGGTTCGATCGCCACCGCGATCGCGCTGAACGCGAACCGCACGCACAAGCTGTCGGAATTCATGCTCTCGAGCATCGTGTCGATCACGGTGTCCGTGCTGGTCGCGGTCGTGATCTGGCTGACCTACAGCCGCGCCGCGCTGCTCGCGCGCTATCTCGGCACCGAAGGCACCAAGGTCGCGAAGCGCGTGTCGGCGTTTCTGCTGCTGTGCATCGGCGTGCAGATCATGCTGACCGGCTTCTCCGAGTTCCTCCAGCCGCTCGCCGACCAGATCAAGTAA
- a CDS encoding aldo/keto reductase — MQYVKFGSTGLDVSKLVLGCMTFGEPSRGTHPWTLPEADSRPIIRRAIEAGINFFDTANMYSDGTSEEIVGRALRDFAKRDDVVIATKVFYRMRPGPNGAGLSRKAIMTDIDQSLKRLGTDYVDLYQIHRWDDATPIEETLEALHDVVKAGKARYIGASSMYAWQFAKALYTSKQHGWTRFVSMQNHLNLLYREEEREMLPLCEAEGIAVIPWSPLARGRLTRDWSETSGRQQSDAVGQRLYDATADADRAVVEAVAAIAAARNVPRAQVALAWVAHKRGVTAPIVGISKPHHLDDALGALQLKLKDDEIAALDGPYVPHAVAGFN; from the coding sequence ATGCAATACGTGAAATTCGGATCGACCGGGCTGGACGTGTCGAAGCTGGTGCTGGGCTGCATGACGTTCGGCGAGCCGTCGCGCGGCACGCATCCGTGGACGCTGCCGGAGGCGGACAGCCGCCCGATCATCCGGCGCGCGATCGAGGCCGGCATCAACTTCTTCGATACCGCGAACATGTATTCGGACGGCACGTCGGAGGAGATCGTCGGCCGCGCGCTGCGCGACTTCGCGAAGCGCGACGACGTCGTGATCGCGACCAAGGTGTTCTACCGGATGCGGCCGGGGCCGAACGGCGCGGGCCTGTCGCGCAAGGCGATCATGACCGACATCGACCAGAGCCTGAAGCGGCTCGGCACCGACTACGTCGACCTGTACCAGATCCATCGCTGGGACGACGCCACGCCGATCGAGGAGACACTCGAGGCGCTGCATGACGTCGTGAAGGCGGGCAAGGCGCGCTACATCGGCGCGTCGTCGATGTACGCGTGGCAGTTCGCGAAGGCGCTGTACACGTCGAAGCAGCATGGCTGGACGCGCTTCGTCAGCATGCAGAATCACCTGAACCTGCTGTATCGCGAGGAGGAGCGGGAAATGCTGCCGCTGTGCGAGGCCGAAGGCATCGCGGTGATCCCGTGGAGCCCGCTCGCGCGCGGCCGCCTGACGCGCGACTGGAGCGAGACGTCCGGCCGGCAGCAGAGCGACGCGGTCGGCCAGCGCCTCTATGACGCGACGGCCGACGCCGATCGCGCGGTGGTCGAAGCCGTCGCGGCGATCGCGGCCGCGCGCAACGTGCCGCGGGCGCAGGTCGCGCTTGCGTGGGTCGCGCACAAGCGCGGCGTGACCGCGCCGATCGTCGGGATCTCGAAGCCGCATCATCTCGACGATGCGCTCGGCGCGCTGCAACTGAAGCTGAAGGACGACGAGATCGCGGCGCTCGACGGTCCGTACGTGCCGCACGCGGTGGCCGGCTTCAACTGA
- a CDS encoding CPBP family intramembrane glutamic endopeptidase has translation MSLSLLPLATIWLALFTAAALAWLRPLHGTSVAVAGFGYALALAFGKLAPIALAPLALLAAAAWGVAPRRPLAVRIAAHLVFAALAIALSLHLIPGFHNPRVIAPTRFTPDAVPFTMYLNFDKPLVGLWLLWTLPWVAPEVPLRRALRVGAMAAVGTAAACLAGALAFGMVGWAPKWPASGWLWLVNNVLLVTLAEEALFRGYVQGGLTRALGRFRWGPWAALAVGALLFGAAHAAGGWPWIVLGTLAGVGYGLAWRRGGLVAAALAHAGLNAIHFGLFTYPMLAAAH, from the coding sequence ATGTCCCTCTCGCTGCTCCCGCTCGCCACGATCTGGCTCGCGCTGTTCACGGCCGCCGCACTCGCCTGGCTGCGCCCGCTGCACGGTACCAGCGTCGCCGTCGCCGGGTTCGGTTATGCGCTCGCGCTCGCATTCGGCAAGCTGGCGCCGATCGCGCTCGCGCCCCTCGCGCTGCTGGCCGCCGCCGCGTGGGGTGTCGCGCCGCGCCGGCCGCTCGCCGTGCGGATCGCCGCGCACCTCGTGTTCGCGGCGCTCGCGATCGCGCTGAGCCTGCACCTGATACCGGGCTTCCACAACCCGCGCGTGATCGCGCCGACGCGCTTCACGCCGGACGCCGTGCCGTTCACGATGTACCTGAATTTCGACAAGCCGCTGGTCGGCCTGTGGCTGCTGTGGACGCTGCCGTGGGTGGCGCCCGAGGTGCCCCTCCGGCGCGCGCTGCGCGTCGGCGCGATGGCGGCCGTCGGTACGGCAGCCGCTTGCCTGGCCGGCGCGCTCGCGTTCGGGATGGTCGGCTGGGCGCCGAAATGGCCGGCCTCGGGCTGGCTCTGGCTGGTCAACAACGTGCTGCTCGTGACGCTCGCCGAAGAGGCGCTGTTCCGCGGCTACGTGCAAGGCGGGCTGACCCGCGCGCTCGGCCGCTTCCGCTGGGGGCCGTGGGCCGCGCTGGCCGTCGGCGCGCTGCTGTTCGGCGCCGCGCACGCGGCGGGCGGCTGGCCGTGGATCGTGCTCGGCACGCTCGCCGGCGTCGGCTACGGGCTCGCATGGCGACGCGGCGGCCTCGTCGCCGCCGCGCTCGCACATGCCGGGCTGAACGCGATTCACTTCGGGCTGTTCACCTACCCGATGCTCGCCGCCGCGCACTGA
- a CDS encoding VC0807 family protein: MKPRAGLLLELVVNLLLPWVAYRVAHPHFGETGALYASAVPPIVWSVVEFVRSRRVDAVAAIVLLGIALSLIGMALGGDARTLLMRESLASGSIGVVFLLSLFRDRPLIFYLARATVAREMAGGAERFETVWAEQPYLRRMLRLMTFVWGTCMTLEMLLRLWMVMTWPVERVLVVSPIMGYTVFGTLLLWTFWYRRRIRERNSVDIPTRDGLTETAGR, from the coding sequence GTGAAACCACGCGCCGGCCTGCTCCTCGAACTCGTCGTCAATCTGCTGCTGCCCTGGGTCGCCTACCGGGTCGCGCATCCACATTTCGGGGAAACCGGCGCTCTCTACGCGTCGGCGGTTCCGCCGATCGTCTGGTCCGTCGTCGAATTCGTCCGCTCCCGCCGCGTCGATGCGGTGGCCGCGATCGTGCTGCTCGGCATCGCGCTGTCGCTCATCGGCATGGCGCTCGGCGGCGACGCGCGCACGCTGCTGATGCGCGAATCGCTCGCGTCCGGCTCGATCGGCGTCGTGTTCCTGTTGTCGCTGTTTCGCGACCGGCCGCTGATCTTCTATCTCGCGCGTGCCACCGTCGCACGCGAAATGGCCGGCGGCGCCGAGCGCTTCGAGACGGTCTGGGCCGAGCAACCGTACCTGCGCCGCATGCTGCGGCTGATGACGTTCGTGTGGGGCACCTGCATGACGCTCGAGATGCTGCTGCGCCTATGGATGGTGATGACGTGGCCCGTCGAGCGCGTGCTGGTCGTGTCGCCGATCATGGGCTACACGGTGTTCGGCACGCTGCTGCTGTGGACGTTCTGGTATCGGCGGCGCATCCGCGAGCGCAACAGCGTCGACATCCCGACCCGCGACGGCCTCACCGAAACCGCGGGCCGCTGA
- a CDS encoding 2,3-butanediol dehydrogenase, translating to MKAAVWHGRNDIRVEEVPVPGHPPAGWVQIRVHWCGICGSDLHEYVAGPVFIPVDAPHPLTGLKGQCILGHEFSGEIAALGAGVTGFALGERVTADACQHCGTCWYCRHGMYNICENLAFTGLMNNGAFAEYVNVPAELLYKLPDNFPTEAGALIEPLAVGMHAVKKAGNIVGQTVVVVGAGTIGLCTIMCAKAAGAGRVIALEMSAARKQKALEVGATVVIDPKASDAIAEVKALTGGYGADVSFECIGHTATAKLAIDVIRKAGKSVMVGIFEEPTSFNFFDIVSTEKEVIGSLAYNGEFADVIRFIADGRIDVQPLITGRIALGDIVARGFEELVNHKDRNVKIIVQPVAA from the coding sequence ATGAAGGCCGCCGTCTGGCACGGCCGCAACGACATCCGCGTCGAGGAGGTTCCCGTCCCCGGACACCCGCCGGCCGGCTGGGTCCAGATCCGCGTGCACTGGTGCGGGATCTGCGGCTCCGACCTGCACGAATACGTCGCCGGGCCGGTGTTCATCCCCGTCGACGCGCCGCACCCGCTCACGGGCCTGAAAGGCCAGTGCATCCTCGGCCACGAATTCAGCGGGGAAATCGCGGCGCTCGGCGCGGGCGTCACCGGCTTCGCGCTCGGCGAGCGCGTGACGGCCGACGCGTGCCAGCATTGCGGCACCTGCTGGTATTGCCGGCACGGGATGTACAACATCTGCGAGAACCTCGCGTTCACCGGGCTGATGAACAACGGTGCGTTCGCGGAGTACGTGAACGTGCCGGCCGAACTGCTGTACAAGCTGCCCGACAACTTTCCGACCGAGGCCGGGGCGCTGATCGAGCCGCTCGCGGTCGGGATGCACGCGGTGAAGAAGGCCGGCAACATCGTCGGGCAGACCGTCGTCGTGGTCGGCGCCGGCACGATCGGCCTGTGCACGATCATGTGCGCGAAGGCCGCGGGCGCCGGACGCGTGATTGCGCTGGAAATGTCGGCCGCGCGCAAGCAGAAGGCGCTCGAAGTGGGCGCGACGGTCGTGATCGACCCGAAGGCGTCCGACGCGATCGCCGAGGTCAAGGCGCTGACGGGCGGCTACGGCGCCGACGTGTCGTTCGAATGCATCGGCCACACGGCCACCGCGAAGCTCGCGATCGACGTGATCCGCAAGGCCGGCAAGTCGGTGATGGTCGGCATCTTCGAGGAGCCGACGTCGTTCAACTTCTTCGACATCGTGTCGACCGAGAAGGAAGTGATCGGCTCGCTCGCGTACAACGGCGAATTCGCGGACGTGATCCGCTTCATCGCCGACGGCCGCATCGACGTGCAGCCGCTCATCACCGGACGCATCGCGCTCGGCGACATCGTCGCGCGCGGCTTCGAGGAGCTGGTCAACCACAAGGACCGCAACGTGAAAATCATCGTCCAGCCCGTGGCAGCCTGA
- a CDS encoding GNAT family N-acetyltransferase, translated as MSTPTNDLQQPIGRPVPDWSARPRPERIVLEGRYCRLEPLDAERHAAELYAAYAQAPDAGDWTYLAHGPYADASSFRDYLRGAAASADPLHYTVIDRATNRAVGTLALMRIDPANGVIEVGSVTFSPLLKRTPVSTDAQYLLMKYAFDTLGYRRYEWKCDALNAPSRKAAARLGFRYEGTFRQAIVYKGRNRDTTWFSIVDGEWPDVRAAFEAWLAPANFDADGVQRESLVAIRERQARARDAAERGSRATHVTVRPLAAADEAAWRPLWDGYRQFYRSPASDAVTATTWARLLDPAEPMFVLGAFDAAGKLVGIVHAIYHRSCWTDGPYCYLQDLFTAADARGQGAGSALIEAVYERAREAGASRVYWLTHETNTTARALYDKLAHDAGFIQYRKDLG; from the coding sequence TTGTCCACGCCCACCAACGATTTGCAGCAACCCATCGGCCGTCCCGTTCCCGACTGGTCCGCGCGCCCGCGCCCGGAGCGCATCGTGCTCGAAGGCCGCTACTGCCGGCTCGAACCGCTCGATGCCGAGCGCCATGCCGCCGAGCTGTACGCCGCGTATGCACAAGCGCCCGACGCCGGCGACTGGACCTATCTCGCACACGGGCCGTACGCCGACGCGTCGAGCTTCCGCGACTACCTGCGCGGCGCGGCGGCGAGCGCCGATCCGCTGCACTACACGGTGATCGACCGCGCGACGAACCGCGCGGTCGGCACGCTCGCGCTGATGCGCATCGATCCGGCCAACGGCGTGATCGAGGTCGGCTCGGTCACGTTCTCGCCGCTGCTCAAGCGCACGCCGGTATCGACCGACGCGCAATACCTGCTGATGAAGTACGCGTTCGACACGCTCGGCTACCGCCGCTACGAATGGAAGTGCGACGCGCTCAACGCGCCGTCGCGCAAGGCCGCGGCACGGCTCGGCTTCCGCTACGAAGGCACGTTCCGGCAGGCGATCGTCTACAAGGGCCGCAATCGCGACACCACATGGTTCTCGATCGTCGACGGCGAGTGGCCCGACGTGCGCGCCGCGTTCGAAGCGTGGCTCGCGCCCGCGAACTTCGACGCCGACGGCGTGCAGCGCGAATCGCTCGTCGCGATCCGCGAGCGGCAAGCCCGTGCGCGCGACGCGGCCGAGCGCGGGAGCCGCGCGACGCACGTCACGGTGCGCCCGCTCGCCGCCGCCGACGAAGCCGCGTGGCGGCCGCTGTGGGACGGCTATCGACAGTTCTACCGGTCGCCGGCGAGCGACGCGGTGACCGCGACGACGTGGGCGCGGCTGCTGGACCCGGCCGAACCGATGTTCGTCCTCGGCGCGTTCGACGCGGCGGGCAAGCTGGTCGGCATCGTGCACGCGATCTACCACCGCTCGTGCTGGACCGACGGGCCGTACTGCTATCTGCAGGATCTGTTCACGGCGGCCGACGCGCGCGGGCAAGGCGCGGGCAGCGCGCTGATCGAGGCCGTGTACGAGCGGGCCCGCGAAGCCGGCGCGAGCCGCGTGTACTGGCTCACGCACGAAACCAACACCACGGCGCGCGCGCTGTACGACAAGCTCGCGCACGACGCGGGATTCATCCAGTACCGGAAGGATCTCGGCTGA
- a CDS encoding PLP-dependent aminotransferase family protein has translation MTTDIPSHDAPALPLDAPLARTAGAPSLQRQLLRRVRDAILGGAMPAGTRLPGTRALADTLGVSRNTTAAVYEQLVAEGFLQSDRRGTRVVGLSRPAAPRRPAAPPAVAQRLGRIRPSLIGSGESEFFRPGVPALSHFPVDAWRHAIDRALRRTGHELLAYGDPLGERTLRESIARHLAVTRGVRCAPEQIVITEGAQGAIALCAQLLTNPGDTVWVEEPGYRGARSAMQAADLDVVPMPVDAEGLRADDADWAERTPRLVYTTPSNQFPTGAVLSISRRLALLEAARRHRAWIIEDDYDSEFRHTGEPIGALHGLAADSPVVYLGSFSKTMFPALRIGFLVLPDALLAAVRAVLPEMLRGGTRHVQLALADFIETGEYGRHLGRMRRLYRDRRRLLLAALGDAFSVPHEVEGGPCGLHLTLRLPARYPDRAIVAAAREHGIGPFPLSGFSIATAPADNGLVLGFGNTSADAFAPMLQTLSTIAQRIAQAPRSEPVAYADDERGAGAR, from the coding sequence ATGACGACCGACATTCCTTCCCACGACGCGCCCGCGTTGCCGCTCGACGCGCCGCTCGCCCGCACGGCCGGCGCGCCGTCGTTGCAGCGCCAGCTGCTGCGCCGCGTGCGCGATGCGATTCTCGGCGGCGCGATGCCGGCCGGCACGCGGCTGCCCGGCACGCGCGCGCTGGCCGATACGCTCGGCGTGTCGCGCAACACGACGGCGGCCGTGTACGAGCAGCTCGTCGCCGAGGGCTTCCTGCAGTCGGATCGGCGCGGCACGCGGGTGGTCGGCCTGTCGCGGCCGGCCGCGCCGCGCCGGCCCGCGGCGCCGCCGGCCGTCGCGCAGCGGCTCGGCCGGATCCGCCCGAGCCTGATCGGCAGCGGCGAGTCCGAATTTTTCCGGCCGGGCGTGCCCGCGTTGTCGCACTTTCCGGTGGACGCATGGCGGCATGCGATCGACCGCGCGCTGCGCCGCACCGGTCACGAGCTGCTGGCGTACGGCGATCCGCTCGGCGAGCGCACGCTGCGCGAATCGATCGCGCGACACCTGGCCGTGACGCGCGGCGTGCGCTGCGCTCCCGAGCAGATCGTGATCACCGAGGGCGCGCAGGGCGCGATCGCGTTGTGCGCGCAACTGCTGACGAATCCCGGCGATACGGTGTGGGTCGAGGAGCCCGGCTATCGCGGCGCGCGCAGCGCGATGCAGGCGGCGGATCTCGATGTCGTGCCGATGCCGGTCGACGCGGAGGGGTTGCGCGCGGACGATGCCGACTGGGCCGAACGCACGCCGCGGCTCGTCTACACGACGCCGTCGAACCAGTTCCCGACCGGCGCGGTACTGTCGATCTCGCGCCGCCTCGCGCTGCTCGAGGCGGCACGCCGGCATCGCGCGTGGATCATCGAGGACGATTACGACAGCGAGTTTCGCCATACCGGCGAGCCGATAGGCGCGTTGCACGGGCTCGCGGCCGATTCGCCGGTCGTCTATCTCGGCTCGTTCAGCAAGACGATGTTCCCGGCGCTGCGGATCGGCTTCCTCGTGCTGCCCGACGCGTTGCTCGCAGCCGTGCGCGCCGTGCTGCCCGAAATGCTGCGCGGCGGCACGCGCCACGTGCAGCTCGCGCTGGCCGACTTCATCGAGACCGGCGAATACGGACGGCATCTCGGACGGATGCGCCGGCTGTATCGCGATCGGCGCCGGCTGCTGCTCGCCGCGCTCGGCGACGCGTTCAGCGTGCCGCACGAGGTCGAGGGCGGCCCGTGCGGATTGCATCTGACGCTGCGGCTGCCGGCGCGCTATCCCGACCGCGCGATCGTCGCGGCGGCGCGCGAGCACGGGATCGGGCCGTTTCCGCTGTCGGGTTTTTCGATCGCTACGGCGCCGGCCGACAACGGGCTCGTGCTCGGCTTCGGCAATACGTCGGCCGATGCGTTCGCACCGATGCTGCAGACGTTGTCGACGATCGCGCAGCGTATCGCGCAAGCGCCGCGCAGCGAGCCGGTTGCGTATGCAGACGATGAGCGGGGAGCCGGCGCTCGGTGA
- a CDS encoding MFS transporter — MPSSTNPPAAARGATTAPDVLPAGVSPRSAAYLRIALALFLAGFATFSLLYCVQPLLPAFVREFHVGAASSSLSLSLSTGMLAVSILCAGALSERVGRRGPMFASMTLAALFNLLAAVAPSWHLLLVWRALEGFALGGVPAVAMAYLAEEIAPEGLGLSMGLYVGGTAFGGMIGRIGMSALEEYFSWRTAMLTIGVVDLAAAIAFVVLLPPSRRFVKRTDLKLRHHLQLWSAQLRHPRLPFVFAIGFLVMGAFVTVYNYVGFRLIAPPFDLSATACGLIFTAYLFGMVSSSSAGALADRVGRAPVLVSGILVFAAGLALTLSPSLVAIIVGIVLITIGFFVAHAVASGWVGHLAGASKGHAASLYLLAYYVGSSVLGSVGGTFWQHGAWGAVVAYVAVLLLLGLAAARRIVRAEPAR; from the coding sequence ATGCCTTCTTCTACGAACCCGCCTGCGGCGGCGCGCGGCGCGACCACCGCGCCCGATGTGCTGCCTGCCGGCGTGTCGCCGCGCTCGGCCGCCTACCTGCGCATCGCGCTGGCGCTCTTTCTGGCCGGCTTTGCGACGTTCTCGCTGCTCTACTGCGTGCAGCCGCTGCTGCCCGCGTTCGTGCGCGAATTCCATGTCGGCGCGGCGTCGAGTTCGCTGTCGCTGTCGCTGTCGACCGGCATGCTGGCCGTGTCGATCCTGTGCGCCGGCGCGCTGTCGGAGCGCGTCGGCCGGCGCGGGCCGATGTTCGCGTCGATGACGCTCGCCGCGCTGTTCAACCTGCTGGCGGCCGTTGCGCCGAGCTGGCACCTGCTGCTGGTGTGGCGCGCACTCGAAGGCTTCGCGCTCGGCGGCGTGCCGGCCGTCGCGATGGCGTATCTCGCCGAGGAGATCGCGCCCGAAGGGCTCGGTCTGTCGATGGGGCTGTACGTCGGCGGCACCGCGTTCGGCGGCATGATCGGCCGGATCGGGATGAGCGCGCTCGAAGAGTACTTTTCGTGGCGCACCGCGATGCTGACGATCGGCGTCGTCGATCTCGCCGCCGCCATCGCGTTCGTCGTGCTGCTGCCGCCGTCGCGCCGCTTCGTGAAACGCACCGACCTGAAGCTGCGGCATCACCTGCAGCTATGGAGCGCGCAACTGCGTCATCCACGCCTGCCGTTCGTGTTCGCGATCGGCTTCCTGGTGATGGGCGCGTTCGTGACCGTGTACAACTACGTCGGCTTCCGGCTGATCGCGCCGCCGTTCGACCTGAGCGCAACCGCGTGCGGGCTGATCTTCACGGCGTATCTGTTCGGGATGGTGTCGTCGTCGAGCGCGGGCGCGCTCGCCGATCGCGTCGGGCGTGCGCCCGTTCTCGTCAGCGGCATTCTCGTCTTCGCAGCGGGCCTCGCGCTGACGCTGTCGCCGTCGCTCGTGGCGATCATCGTCGGGATCGTGCTCATCACGATCGGCTTCTTCGTCGCGCATGCGGTCGCGAGCGGCTGGGTCGGGCATCTCGCCGGGGCGTCGAAGGGGCATGCGGCGTCGCTGTACCTGCTCGCCTATTACGTCGGATCGAGCGTGCTCGGCTCGGTCGGCGGCACGTTCTGGCAACACGGCGCGTGGGGCGCGGTCGTCGCGTATGTGGCGGTTCTGCTGCTGTTGGGCCTGGCCGCCGCGCGCCGGATCGTGCGCGCGGAACCGGCGCGCTGA